The Methylomarinum sp. Ch1-1 genome contains the following window.
AACAAAGCGCCGAGGGCGCCGAATACAGCCTGTACGATCTGCAAGGCCGGCGCATCGCCCAACTGAGCGGCAGCGGCGAACTGCTGCACAATACCCTGTATTGGCAAGGACAGCCGCTGGCGCAGTACCGGACCGATCGCGAAGGCGTCTACCGTTTTCTCTCCAAGCAACCCCACCGGGATGCCGAACTGAGTGTCGACATTAACACCCGGCGCATCCGTCTGCTCCGCATCGACGGCAGTTTGCTGGACACCGTCATCGACGCCGCCTTATGGCAGATCGATATCACCGGGGAAGGCGCCGTCTACCATTTCGCCATCGGTCAAGGCGCAAACCAAGAACTTAAAGGCTGGATACGCCTGCCCGACGACGGCAAAGGCTTCGCCCATATCATGGACAAAACTCAGGGCCATCCCCAGGAATACCGGCTGGACGAAAGCGAGCGCAGCTTAAACGCCTATTATTACCACCTCGACCACATCGGAACGCCGCAAGTCATCACCGACCAAGCGCAAAACATCGTCTGGCAAGCGAGTTACGCCCCGTTCGGACAAACCGCGATCACCACCGAAACCATCGACAACGACTTGCGGTTTCCGGGGCAGTATTACGATCGGGAGTCGGGCTTGTATTACAACTGGAACCGGTATTATGATCCGGCAACGGGTAGGTACATTACCTCCGATCCAATTGGGTTAGATGGGGGAATTAATACTTACGCCTATGCTGGGGGGAATCCGGTTAATTGGACGGATCCTGATGGGTTAGATATTGCGCTACCTCTTCCAAGTGCTGGCGGCATAGCTGAAGCTGCAGGTACAGCGGCTAGCGCGGTTGGAGCTGGAGCGGTTGCGGTCGCCGCTGGTGTTGCTGCGGTAATTTACCCAAGTTCTGCTGGAGAGGGTTCTGATATTGTTCCTCGTAATGCAGCTACTCCGGTTCCTTATCCAGACAGAAAACGTGGTAAATATAGCTGTATTTGCAGAGCAAACAGGGATGGTAGGTGTCCTGATAATTCGTCAAATAATAATCAGGAATCTGCACTGGGATATGGTGAAGGAAATTCGCTTATGGAAGCTAAAAAAGCTGCCGAAAAAGCAGCTAAAGACAATTTGGGTGCGAAATCAACCCATCACATTCAATGTCGTTGCAGAGATCCGAAAGGACAACAGGTAATTCCTCATGGTTAGCAATGAGATAAAAAAACAATTAGAGTTAGCAAAAAATGAAATAAATCAAGGTGATTTAAAAAAAGCGCTTGAACTATTAAAGCCATTAATTAGACAAGATTTACCAGAATCTTTATTTCTTTATGCCTCTTTTAGCATAAAAAACTCAGAAACGGAAAATGAGTTTCATGAAAGAAGGATTAGACTATTAAAAAGGGCCTCGAACTTAGGGTTTATGCCTGCAACATATGCATTAGCAGAGAGTTATGAATTTGGTGATTTGTTAGCAGAGGATAAAAACAAGGCAGCAGAGCTTTATAGGTTATCTGCTGAACAGGGTTACCCTAAAGCAATGCTAGATCACGGTCTTAATTTATTTTATGGCTCCTATGGTATATCTCAAAACAAACCATTGGGTCTTATATTTATTAAAAAAGCAGCAGATGAGGGTGTAGAAGCTGCGTTAGATGTTTTAAAAGACCTTAAAGACCCTATCCAAAAGGACTAAGGCCGTAAGATGGATTCGCCGCTAGGCAATCCGCCAAAACTTCGAAACCACCCTTGTATATTAAAGACATCTTCAAACACAAGATAATTTAAACCCAAAAGTTTATAGTGATTGTCGATTTCTGGGGAAGCCGTCCCACCCTGAAGCCTTTAGCTTGTTCGTAGATAGGCTCCCCTCCCTCGTCATCCATGCCGCGGAGTATCTGAGACCTGTAAGCTAAGCTTCTGAGTCTGCATTCACAAGGACGGTAGATGAAGTGTCAGGGTTGGGAAACCAGCGATCATCATAACAAACAAATCTTAGGAAGATAGATAATGAACTATGTTGGCATTGATGTGAGCCAAAAAGAATTAGTGGTCGTCGTGATTATCAAAGGGAAAGCACGTCCGGCCAAAAAATTTGAAAATACTGCAGCCGGGCATCTTGAGATCATTCAGCGATTAACCAAATTGAAAGGCGAAACGCGGATTTGCTTGGAAGCAACGGGCGTTTATCATTTTGATTTAGCGGTCGCATTGAGTCGGGCCGATGACCTCGAAGTGATGGTTATCAATCCTAAAGCCGCGCATAACTTCGCTCAGGCCTTGATGAAACGGAGTAAGACCGACACTATCGATGCGGCCACCTTAGCGGCCTATTGCGAAAGAATGCCGTTTGAAGCGTGGCAGCGTCCAGCTGACGAAGTCATCGCATTAAGAGCTATGAGCCAGCCGGTGTTTCGAGTAGGACAGGCACTCCCAGCGCGGTAGGGTGATGTTGGTTTTCTCCGTTTGCCGCCTGGTTTCCCGACGGTGCCACAATATCTCACCCATGACGCAGGTTGATACCCGCCCCCTCTCAGAACCGGACAAGCGGCTTTCCCACATCCGGCTCCTCGATCAGTCATTCAGCAAGCCTCCGCCCTTCGAAATGGATTCAGGTCTATGCGGATGCGTACGCGCGGCCAACCAATGCTATTTAAAGCCTGGTTGAACCGGTCCCAGTTGTAAGCCTTGCGCTGGCTCTTGCGGTTGAGCCGTTTATACAGAATGTGTGTTGCGCGATAGACAAAGTCAC
Protein-coding sequences here:
- a CDS encoding tetratricopeptide repeat protein yields the protein MVSNEIKKQLELAKNEINQGDLKKALELLKPLIRQDLPESLFLYASFSIKNSETENEFHERRIRLLKRASNLGFMPATYALAESYEFGDLLAEDKNKAAELYRLSAEQGYPKAMLDHGLNLFYGSYGISQNKPLGLIFIKKAADEGVEAALDVLKDLKDPIQKD
- a CDS encoding IS110 family transposase: MNYVGIDVSQKELVVVVIIKGKARPAKKFENTAAGHLEIIQRLTKLKGETRICLEATGVYHFDLAVALSRADDLEVMVINPKAAHNFAQALMKRSKTDTIDAATLAAYCERMPFEAWQRPADEVIALRAMSQPVFRVGQALPAR